ATCAGATTGGCCAGCGCCAGTTGCACGATGCGCTCCGATTCCGTATCGAGCGCGGATGTCGCTTCATCCAGAATCAGCAACGGAGGATCGCGCAAAATCGCCCGGGCAATGGCCACGCGCTGGCGCTCGCCACCCGACAGCTTCACACCCCGTTCGCCGATCGTCGTCTGGTAGCCCTCAGGCAGCCGGGCAATAAAGTCATGCGCGTAGGCCTGCTTGGCGGCCTGCTCGATATCCGCCGCGCTCGCGCCCGGGCGTCCGAACGCGATATTGCTGGCAACCGTGTCGTCGAACAACACCACATCCTGCGAGACGATGCCGATCTGCGTGCGCAGCGATGCCAAGGTATAGGACTCCAGCGGCGCGCCGTCGAGAAGAATCTGCCCGCTTGTCGGCTGGTAAAATCTCGGCAACAAACTCACCAGCGTAGACTTCCCGCTGCCGCTGCTCCCGACCAACGCCACCATTTCACCGGTACGAATGGCCAGATCAACTCCCGTCAAGGCCGGCGTCGTCTGCCCGCTGTAGCTCAGCGACACCCCGCGCAATTCGATCCGGTCGGAAATCCCCTGGCAGACGAGCGTACCCCGGTCCTGCGACTGCTCTGTCGGCAGGTCCAGCACTTCAAACACCCGCTCCGACGCAGCCAGAGCTTGTTGAATCAGGTTGTTGACCCCGGCTAATTTTCGAATCGGCGTATAGGCCATGAACATCGCCGTCAGAAATGAAAAGAAGGCCCCCGGCGTCATGTTGCCATGGAGCACCAGGTAGCCGCCGTACCAGATGATCACGGCCACGCCGACCACTCCGATCACTTCCATATGCGACGACCCAATCGACCACACTTGATTGGCCTTCAGCGTCGTACTCAAAAAGGCTCGGTTGCTCAGTTCGAATCGGGCGGCCTCTGCCTCTTCGCGACGGAAGGCTTTGACCATCCGAATCCCGGACAATGTCTCCTGCACGGTCGACGACATGTCCCCCATCCGTTCCTGTCCGCTGGTGGCCAGCGCGCGAAGGCGGCGGCCCATACGGGACATCGTCACCACGGCGAGCGGGATGACGATGATCGACAAGCCCGCCAGTTGCCAATTTTGGTAGACGATGACGCCGAGCATGACGATAAACGTCAGCGCATGCTGAAACATATCTTTCAGGACATTGGAGACGGCATTCGCCATCAACCCCACGTCGTTGACGACGCGCGACACCAACCGTCCGGAGGTATTGGCGTCATGGTAACCGACCGGCAACCGCATAACATGGAGAAACAGCGCCTGACGAATATCGGCGATCACCCGGTTGCCGACATAATTCATGAGATAGGTTTGCCCGTAGCTGAACAGGGCTTTGACGATCGACACCGCCAGGAGCGCGAGCGGCAGCACCAATAAGAGCGATTCATCCTTCTCGATGAAAATACCGTCCAGCACCGGCTTGACCAGCCAGGCATAGACGCCGGACAGCGCCGCGACCATGCCGGAGCACACAATAGCGGCGAGAAACCGGCCCCGATAGGGCCGAACATATTTCAGCAACCGAAGGAATCGATCTACGCTCGACATGCGTCCAATACCACCTGAGCGGCTCTGCGGGAAGCGCCGGGTTGTCCGAGGCTCGCTTTCACCGCCTGCAAGCTCCGCTTCATTTCATCATACGCGGCCTGATCATGTAATAGCCGATGGACTTCATGATACACCCTCGCGCCCGTGGCTTCATGCTGAATTAATTCCGTCACGACCGGCCGGCCGGCCACCAGATTGACCAATCCGATCCACTTCACTCGAATCAGCAACCGGGCCAGCCGATAGGTCAACCAGGAATGCGCTTGATAGAACAGCACCATCGGCGTCCCGACAACCGCCGCCTGTAACGTCGCGGTCCCCGATGCCACACAGATGAGATCGGCGGCCGCCATCACTTCGCTCGCCTGCTCCGGAACCACCGTCACCGCCGCCGAACTTTTTTCGAGCAGCGGCCGGATCAGATCATCGGCGATCGTCGAGGCCTGGGGCATGAGAAACTGCGTCGTCGGATCGTCGCGCAGCAATCGCTCCGCCGCATCCAGCAGGATCGGGAGATGCAGCCGCACTTCCGCCGACCGGCTTCCCGGCAACAGCGCGATGACCCGGCCGGTCGGCTGTAGACCAAATTGCTCGCGCAGCTTCGCCTGATCATAGTACGGGGCGACGGCATCCAGCAGCGGATGGCCAACAAAGGTACAGGGCAAACCGACCTGACGATACAGCTCAGGTTCGAACGGAAGAATCACCATCACCTGATCGACCCGCTGTTGAATATATTTCATGCGGCCCGGCCGCCAGGCCCAAATCTGCGGTGCAATATAGTAGATCACCCGCAGCCCGGCCGACTTGGCAAACCAGGCATAGCGCAGATTGAGCCCGGGATTGTCGATGAAGACCACGGCGTCCCAGCGTTCAGATCTCAGCAATCGGCGCATGGCGGCAAATCGGCGGATGATCGCCTTCAGCGCCGAAAAGCCGACGATACCCATCACATCAAGATGGCCGAAGCCTTCCACCAACTGCACGCCCGCGGACTTCATTGCAGCCCCACCGACACCGACTAACCGGACGGCGGGATCGAGCTCGCGAAGTGCCCGTGCCAGGTTGGCGCCATGAAGATCGCCGGAGGCCTCTCCGGCTACGATCAAAATCTGCGGCATCGATAGTCTTTCATCTTGAGCATCGAGTTATTCTGAATCGCCTGTGCCAGAGAGCCATTCGATCATGAAAATCACGATGCCGACAGCCGCCGCTGGGCTAGGATGATTGGCGCGCGGCATGTTCCGCGATGGCGGCCAAAATCTGGTGCGCCACGTCCAGCGCTGCGGCACCGTCCTCACCGGAGACCTCGGGCCGCGACCCCGAGCGGATGGCCTGGACAAAGGACTCCAACTGGAGCTTGAGCGGCTCGTCGGTATTCCCCTGAAACGTTTCGGTGCCGAGTTCAGGCGGTGCGCCGGACAGGATGCGGCGCCGTACAATCACCGCTTGACGGGTTTGGAAATCGATTGAGAGATAGTGATCGCGCTGAAACAACCGCAACCGGCGCATCTTGTTCATCGACACGCGACTCGCCGTGAGATTCGCGACACAGCCGCTGCTGAACTGAATCCGCGCCTGGGCAATATCGATGGTTGGAGAAAGGACCGCGACACCGGAAGCACGCACCTCTTCAACCGAACCAAGGCCAAAGGACAACACCAGGTCGAGGTCATGAATCATGAGATCCAGCACGACGTCGACATCCGTCCCGCGCGGGCTGTAGCTACTCTGCCGATGCCCCTCAATAAACGCTGGGCGCTGGATGTGTGGCCGCATCAGCCGCATGATCGGATTGAAGCGTTCGCTGTGTCCGACTTGTAACCGGCACCCCTTCGCCTTGGCCAGGGCCACCAATTCATGCGCCTCAACCGGCTGCACGGCAATCGGCTTCTCGACCAACACATGCGTGCCGGCTTCGAGACACCGCTTGGCCACGGCAAAGTGCGAGGAGGTGGGCACGGCCACACTGACCAGATCGACTGCTTTCAATAATTCTTCAGGACTACGATAGAACTGGGCGGCATGGCGTCCGGCGATTTCTTGCCCGCGCTCAGGACTCTGATCGGTAACTCCGACAAGCGTCACGCCTGGAATGGAGGCATAGAGGCGCGCATGATGCTGCCCCAGATGTCCGACGCCGATGACGCCGGCCCGCAAGACCTTCACTGCATTCCCTTTCCCTTGTTCACTCAGGCTTTGATCGGTTCGAGATGCTTGATCCCGATCACGGCAATGCCGGCCTGGCGCGCCTTTTCCAACAACAACTCCCGGTCGAGCATCACGGTCCGCCCGGCTTCCACCGCTAAGACCGTCGCGTTCACTGACGCCATGACTTCGATCGTTCGCGGCCCGATGGCCGGGAGATCGAACCGGAGATCCTGTTGCGGCTTGCACCGCTTCACGACGATCGCGCCGTCTTTCGCCAATTCACCGCCCCGTTTGATCGCGCCATCGGTCCCTTCGACCGCTTCGACTGCCACCACGACTTTGTCTTTGATCACGACGCATTGACCGATATCGAGACGCCCCATTTCATAGGCCATCTCCCAGCCATAGCGAATATTCTCCCACTCTTTTTTGGATGGCTCACGAGAGGCGAGCGTCCCTTCTTCGACAAGGATGCCTTCAAGGCCGAAGGTGGACTCACAAATCGTAATCCCTTCCCGCTCGATCTCCGCGGCAATTTCCCTGAGGATGTCGTCGTCTTTCCAGAGCGCGACCCGCGCGAACAAGGCCAGCGCCCGCAAGTCCGGCCGCACGGTCGTAAAGACATGCGTCTTCTTGACGCCCCCCAGCATGACCACGCGCTTCACGTTGTCGCTCTTAAAGGCGTTGATCAGCTTATTGAGCTGCCCGATCTTCACCCAATGGATGCTATCGACATGCTGTTCGAGTTCAGGCTCCGCCTCTCCCACATGCGCGACGGCCGACACAAAGTAGCCCAATTTCTTGGCATTGTCGGCAAAGATAATCGGAAATCGCCCGTTCCCGGCGATTAGCCCGATCCGCTTGTCTTCGTTGGGGATTGAGGCAGTCACGCGGATTCATCCTCGTCGCCCTGATCCTTCCCGATCGAACGGGAAATTCCACGCTTGGTGGCTTCCATGAAGGTCAGGATCTGGGCCACATCCGCCTGATCGTTGAACTCCGCCCGGGCCAGCTTGATCGCTTCGGCGGATCGATGGCCCTGGCGGAATAGCAGATCGTAGGCCTTCTTCAACACCGAGATTCGCTCGCCGGAAAATCCGTGGCGGCGCAATCCGATCGAGTTCAATCCGTAGAGTTTCGACCGATACCCGCCGGCGGCCCGCGTAAACGGCGGCACATCCTGGACGACTCCGCAGCATCCTCCCACCATGGCATAGGCCCCGATGCGCACGAACTGATGCACACCCGTCAACCCGCCGATGATGGCATGATCGCCGATGGTGATGTGCCCGGCCAGACTGGCGGCATTCGCGAGAATCAGCTGATTCCCTAAGCGGCAATCGTGGGCGACATGCACATAGGCCATCAAGAAATTCTTATTGCCGACGGAAGTGAGCCCCCCACCCTGCACCGTCGCGCGATTGACCGTGACATATTCCCGCAGAATATTGTCGTCGCCGATGACCACCCTGGTCGGTTCCCCTTTATAGCCCAAGTGCTGGGGCGGACCGCCGATAGACGAGAAGGGATGCAGCTCGTTCCGCTCGCCGATCTCGGTCCACCCGTCGACCGTCACGTGAGAAAGCAGCTTGGTTCCCTTCCCGATCGAGACATGCTCGCCGACCAGACAAAACGGTCCGACGACGACATCCTCCGCCAATTTCGCACCCGGATGTACTATTGCTGTCGCATGAATCTGCACGCCAGACCTCCGCAAATGGCCCCGTTATGGCCGCGACTCTGTTTTCTCTTCCGTCACCATGGCCGTCACTTCCGCTTCACACACCACATCGTCATCGACATAGGCTTTGGCCTGCATCTTCCAGAAGGGCGCCCGCTTCTTGATCACGTCCACCTCAAACCGCAGACGATCCCCCGGCACCACCGGCTTCCTGAACTTTGCGCTGTCGATGCCGGTCAGATAGACGACGGGCCGACCGGTGACCTGCACGGACTTAAAGGCCAGCACGCCGCCGACCTGCGCCATCGCTTCCAGGATGAGCACCCCCGGCATCACCGGCCGCCCGGGGAAATGGCCTTGAAAGAAGGGCTCGTTGATCGTCACGTTCTTAATCGCCACGATTCGACGGTCGGGATCCAACTCCAGCACCCGATCAACCAGCAGAAACGGATACCGGTGCGGGAGTAATGCTTGAATCTCTGCCTGCTCCATCACTGCCATGCCGTTGCCTCCTCTGTTCCCTCTTGCGCCACGACTACTTATTCTGGCTGTCGAATTCCTTCACGATGCGGTCTGTCACGTCGAGCGCGGGCTGATAGTACAACACAACCCGCACCATGGCATCGCTGCCCTTTGCCGGGAAAGTCATGATAGCCAGCCTTCTGCGCCACCACTATTTATTCTGACTGTCGAATTCCTTCACGATGCGATCTGTCACATCCAGCGCGGGCTGATGGTACAACACAATGCGCACCATGGCATCGCTGCCCTTGTCGAGGATGGCGTGAAAGCCCTCCTTCTGCGCCACCACTTGCGCGGCCGCCGCGATCTTCTTGGCGTACTCCGTCACCATCTCGCGCTGTTTTTGCTGTACTTCCCGGTTAAAGTCGGCCAACCGGCGCTGATACGCTTCCAGCTTCGTCCGAAACTGCTCTTGCTTTTCCTGCTTCATCGCCTCGCTCAGCTTGCTGCTGGAATCCTGCATCGACAACTCCAGATCCTTCAATTCCTGATCGTCCGCGTTGACGATTTTCTGCCGGGTCAGCGAGTAACTCTTCATCTCTTCCAACGCTCGTTTACCGGCCGTGGATTTCTCCATAACCGCCTGTTGATCCATCACCCCGACCTTAAAGGCCTCCGCCGCAACGGCCGCATGGGTGAACCACAGGCTCGCTGCCAGCACCCCGAGCATCCCGATCACGCGCTGTCGTTTCATACAATCTCTCTCCTCCTGCTAGGGATAGTCCCGATTGAACTCTTCAATCACCTGATTTGAAATATCGAGGGCGTCCTCGCGATAGAGCGTCACCCCGCCCTTGCTGCTGTCCACGACAATCTGCAGAGCCAGCCGCTTCGCCACCTTGCCGACCACCGCCTCGATCTTATCGCGGAACCCGTCCATCACATCTTTTTGCTTCTCCTGCACTTCCCGGTTCAGCTCCGTCACCTTTTGCTGATACTCCTGCATGCGCCGGCGAAACGCTTCTTCCCGTTCACGTTTCGCCGTGGGACTGAGGACGCTGGCCTGCTTGACGAAATCTTCCTCCATCCGGCGCAGCTCTTTTTCATCGAGCTCGATCAGAGTCTGTCGATTCTTGGAAAAGGCCGCGAGATTGTCCTTGGCTTTTTTCCCGGCATTAGTATCGGACAGAATTCTGGCGGGGTCCAAGACCCCGATCGTCCCCCCGACTTTGGCGCCAGCGCCTGCACACCCACTGACGGTCAGGACGATGACGGCGAGAAATGCCGCACACGTGTTCCGCCGCCGATTCCTCGTTGCGACCATGCTTGTCACACCGCCCCCTCCATGCTCATTAGAACAGTGACCCGATCGTAAACTCAAACACTCCGGTCCGTTCTCCGGTCCGCGGAGCGAGATTAAGCCCATACGCGACGCGCAACGGTCCGAAGGGGGAAATCCATCGCCCTTCGACACCGACGGACTTCCTCAGATTCAGCGAGAGCGGTTCGTTGTCGTCGAAGCCTCGCCCATAATCGAAGAAGACCACCCCGTTGAGTTTGGCATCGGCTGAAATCGTAAAGATATAGTCAAAATTGAAAATCAATTGTTTTGAGGCTCCGATGATCGTGTACAGGTTCGGCACGACCGGACCGGCCTTACCAAAGACAAACCCGCGCATGGTATTGATACCGCCGACAAAGAACCGCTCAGTGAGTGGAATATCTTTC
Above is a window of Nitrospira lenta DNA encoding:
- the msbA gene encoding lipid A export permease/ATP-binding protein MsbA: MSSVDRFLRLLKYVRPYRGRFLAAIVCSGMVAALSGVYAWLVKPVLDGIFIEKDESLLLVLPLALLAVSIVKALFSYGQTYLMNYVGNRVIADIRQALFLHVMRLPVGYHDANTSGRLVSRVVNDVGLMANAVSNVLKDMFQHALTFIVMLGVIVYQNWQLAGLSIIVIPLAVVTMSRMGRRLRALATSGQERMGDMSSTVQETLSGIRMVKAFRREEAEAARFELSNRAFLSTTLKANQVWSIGSSHMEVIGVVGVAVIIWYGGYLVLHGNMTPGAFFSFLTAMFMAYTPIRKLAGVNNLIQQALAASERVFEVLDLPTEQSQDRGTLVCQGISDRIELRGVSLSYSGQTTPALTGVDLAIRTGEMVALVGSSGSGKSTLVSLLPRFYQPTSGQILLDGAPLESYTLASLRTQIGIVSQDVVLFDDTVASNIAFGRPGASAADIEQAAKQAYAHDFIARLPEGYQTTIGERGVKLSGGERQRVAIARAILRDPPLLILDEATSALDTESERIVQLALANLMKNRTTVVIAHRLSTVQNATRIVVLDRGRVAEIGTHEELLRHNGLYQRLHAMQFQDVTNV
- the lpxA gene encoding acyl-ACP--UDP-N-acetylglucosamine O-acyltransferase; translation: MQIHATAIVHPGAKLAEDVVVGPFCLVGEHVSIGKGTKLLSHVTVDGWTEIGERNELHPFSSIGGPPQHLGYKGEPTRVVIGDDNILREYVTVNRATVQGGGLTSVGNKNFLMAYVHVAHDCRLGNQLILANAASLAGHITIGDHAIIGGLTGVHQFVRIGAYAMVGGCCGVVQDVPPFTRAAGGYRSKLYGLNSIGLRRHGFSGERISVLKKAYDLLFRQGHRSAEAIKLARAEFNDQADVAQILTFMEATKRGISRSIGKDQGDEDESA
- a CDS encoding OmpH family outer membrane protein, giving the protein MVATRNRRRNTCAAFLAVIVLTVSGCAGAGAKVGGTIGVLDPARILSDTNAGKKAKDNLAAFSKNRQTLIELDEKELRRMEEDFVKQASVLSPTAKREREEAFRRRMQEYQQKVTELNREVQEKQKDVMDGFRDKIEAVVGKVAKRLALQIVVDSSKGGVTLYREDALDISNQVIEEFNRDYP
- the fabZ gene encoding 3-hydroxyacyl-ACP dehydratase FabZ gives rise to the protein MAVMEQAEIQALLPHRYPFLLVDRVLELDPDRRIVAIKNVTINEPFFQGHFPGRPVMPGVLILEAMAQVGGVLAFKSVQVTGRPVVYLTGIDSAKFRKPVVPGDRLRFEVDVIKKRAPFWKMQAKAYVDDDVVCEAEVTAMVTEEKTESRP
- a CDS encoding LpxI family protein, yielding MTASIPNEDKRIGLIAGNGRFPIIFADNAKKLGYFVSAVAHVGEAEPELEQHVDSIHWVKIGQLNKLINAFKSDNVKRVVMLGGVKKTHVFTTVRPDLRALALFARVALWKDDDILREIAAEIEREGITICESTFGLEGILVEEGTLASREPSKKEWENIRYGWEMAYEMGRLDIGQCVVIKDKVVVAVEAVEGTDGAIKRGGELAKDGAIVVKRCKPQQDLRFDLPAIGPRTIEVMASVNATVLAVEAGRTVMLDRELLLEKARQAGIAVIGIKHLEPIKA
- a CDS encoding OmpH family outer membrane protein, whose amino-acid sequence is MKRQRVIGMLGVLAASLWFTHAAVAAEAFKVGVMDQQAVMEKSTAGKRALEEMKSYSLTRQKIVNADDQELKDLELSMQDSSSKLSEAMKQEKQEQFRTKLEAYQRRLADFNREVQQKQREMVTEYAKKIAAAAQVVAQKEGFHAILDKGSDAMVRIVLYHQPALDVTDRIVKEFDSQNK
- a CDS encoding Gfo/Idh/MocA family protein, coding for MSEQGKGNAVKVLRAGVIGVGHLGQHHARLYASIPGVTLVGVTDQSPERGQEIAGRHAAQFYRSPEELLKAVDLVSVAVPTSSHFAVAKRCLEAGTHVLVEKPIAVQPVEAHELVALAKAKGCRLQVGHSERFNPIMRLMRPHIQRPAFIEGHRQSSYSPRGTDVDVVLDLMIHDLDLVLSFGLGSVEEVRASGVAVLSPTIDIAQARIQFSSGCVANLTASRVSMNKMRRLRLFQRDHYLSIDFQTRQAVIVRRRILSGAPPELGTETFQGNTDEPLKLQLESFVQAIRSGSRPEVSGEDGAAALDVAHQILAAIAEHAARQSS
- the lpxB gene encoding lipid-A-disaccharide synthase → MPQILIVAGEASGDLHGANLARALRELDPAVRLVGVGGAAMKSAGVQLVEGFGHLDVMGIVGFSALKAIIRRFAAMRRLLRSERWDAVVFIDNPGLNLRYAWFAKSAGLRVIYYIAPQIWAWRPGRMKYIQQRVDQVMVILPFEPELYRQVGLPCTFVGHPLLDAVAPYYDQAKLREQFGLQPTGRVIALLPGSRSAEVRLHLPILLDAAERLLRDDPTTQFLMPQASTIADDLIRPLLEKSSAAVTVVPEQASEVMAAADLICVASGTATLQAAVVGTPMVLFYQAHSWLTYRLARLLIRVKWIGLVNLVAGRPVVTELIQHEATGARVYHEVHRLLHDQAAYDEMKRSLQAVKASLGQPGASRRAAQVVLDACRA